One genomic window of Nakamurella panacisegetis includes the following:
- a CDS encoding M20/M25/M40 family metallo-hydrolase — MTSERDVVQAGAAQWLDTLQDWVRIPSVSADPGHHGDVTASAEFLAEQLRANGFPDVKVLADGPWLPAVLAHWPSGDPDAVRVVVYGHHDVQPADGVERWTYPPFEPRIIDGVLHGRGASDDKGNIAMHLLGLRAHLAATGRTSPAVNLTLLVEGEEESGSPHIMELLHAYRDELAADLIVVSDTGIFGPETPSVCIGMRGLVAAEIHVHGPDIDLHSGSFGGAVPNPITELSRILAALHDDDRHVTVPGFYDDVIEPTEAERAATAALPFDEEAWITGPAASRAAAGEAGWTTLERIGARPTAEINGIWGGYTGPGNKTIVPTDAYAKVTFRLVGRQQPAVIQQQVTDFVTAAARPGVQVEIHWEGAGVAPLYVDTEHPATTATRAALGQAFDTDVVLMTREGGSGPEAELAGVIGAPLVFLGVMTDDDQIHAPNEKAVVSLLLKGCEAVAHLWRELAERGRAGLR, encoded by the coding sequence ATGACTTCCGAACGCGACGTTGTCCAGGCCGGAGCGGCCCAATGGCTCGACACACTGCAGGACTGGGTGCGGATCCCGTCGGTGAGTGCCGACCCGGGCCACCACGGCGACGTCACCGCCAGCGCCGAATTCCTGGCGGAGCAGCTGCGGGCCAACGGTTTTCCCGATGTGAAGGTCCTCGCTGACGGGCCGTGGCTACCGGCCGTGCTGGCGCACTGGCCGTCGGGCGATCCGGACGCCGTCCGGGTCGTCGTCTACGGCCATCACGACGTCCAGCCCGCGGACGGCGTCGAACGCTGGACCTACCCGCCGTTCGAGCCCCGGATCATCGACGGTGTGCTGCACGGCCGGGGGGCCAGTGACGACAAGGGCAACATCGCCATGCATCTGCTGGGGCTGCGCGCGCACCTGGCGGCCACCGGACGCACGTCACCGGCGGTGAATCTGACCCTGCTGGTGGAGGGCGAGGAAGAATCCGGTTCCCCGCACATCATGGAACTGCTGCACGCCTACCGCGACGAGCTCGCGGCCGACCTCATCGTGGTCTCCGACACCGGCATCTTCGGGCCGGAAACGCCGTCGGTGTGCATCGGCATGCGCGGCCTGGTCGCCGCCGAGATCCACGTCCACGGACCGGACATCGATCTGCACTCCGGGTCCTTCGGGGGTGCCGTGCCCAACCCGATCACCGAACTGTCCCGCATCCTGGCCGCCCTGCACGACGACGACCGCCACGTCACGGTGCCCGGCTTCTACGACGACGTGATCGAGCCGACCGAGGCCGAGCGCGCCGCGACGGCCGCTCTCCCGTTCGACGAGGAGGCCTGGATCACCGGGCCGGCGGCGTCCCGAGCGGCAGCCGGTGAGGCCGGCTGGACCACCCTGGAACGGATCGGCGCCCGCCCGACGGCTGAGATCAACGGCATCTGGGGCGGCTACACGGGACCGGGCAACAAGACCATCGTGCCCACCGACGCCTACGCCAAGGTGACGTTCCGACTGGTCGGCAGACAACAGCCGGCCGTCATCCAGCAGCAGGTGACGGATTTCGTCACGGCGGCCGCGCGTCCGGGCGTGCAGGTCGAGATCCATTGGGAAGGAGCCGGTGTCGCCCCGCTCTACGTGGACACGGAGCACCCGGCGACCACGGCCACCCGGGCCGCGCTGGGGCAGGCCTTCGACACGGACGTCGTGTTGATGACCAGAGAAGGCGGGTCGGGTCCCGAGGCGGAACTGGCGGGCGTCATCGGGGCGCCGCTGGTCTTCCTCGGGGTGATGACCGACGACGACCAGATCCACGCGCCCAACGAGAAGGCGGTGGTGTCGTTGCTGCTGAAGGGCTGT
- a CDS encoding SIS domain-containing protein, with protein MSDQVVSPRPGAQVQLEMAEQPEVLARIVGRRTELHELVRSRLPSRLRGISLIARGSSDNVAVHARYLLELATGLPVSLIAPSIITRYHHTPDSRDHLVVALSQSGKTPEIVDVARRLADGGGMVVAVTNDDDSPLAAAATVTLAVGTGRELAVPATKTVTGQLALVTLLAEAVGSSIAEYTGGESAWAALPDAAAQTLADERLLAEAVAVLQPRGTAIHLARGLTYCAALEGALKSKETSRRVHEGFSSADFLHGPLTVASDEVAVVAYGARGPVLADVAETARAAAELGSPVIGVGAPEVWNGVPGAIGLAVPQTLGEALAVIPLVIRGQQLAIATTLALGLDPDRPAGLNKVTATH; from the coding sequence ATGTCGGATCAGGTGGTCTCGCCCAGGCCCGGTGCGCAGGTGCAGCTCGAGATGGCCGAACAGCCCGAGGTCCTGGCCCGGATAGTCGGGCGGCGGACGGAGTTGCACGAGCTGGTCCGCAGCCGCCTCCCGAGCCGCCTGCGCGGCATCTCCCTGATCGCCCGCGGGTCGAGCGACAACGTCGCCGTGCATGCCCGGTATCTGCTCGAACTGGCCACCGGCCTGCCGGTCAGCCTGATCGCGCCCAGCATCATCACCCGCTACCACCACACGCCCGATTCCCGGGACCATCTGGTCGTCGCCCTCTCCCAGTCCGGGAAGACCCCCGAGATCGTCGACGTGGCCCGGCGTCTGGCCGACGGCGGGGGAATGGTCGTCGCCGTGACCAATGACGACGACTCGCCCCTGGCCGCCGCGGCGACGGTGACCCTGGCCGTCGGAACCGGCCGGGAACTGGCCGTGCCGGCCACCAAGACGGTGACCGGTCAACTGGCCCTGGTCACTCTGCTGGCCGAGGCCGTCGGGAGCAGCATCGCCGAATACACCGGGGGAGAGTCGGCCTGGGCGGCCTTGCCCGACGCGGCGGCGCAGACCCTGGCGGACGAACGGCTGCTGGCCGAGGCGGTCGCCGTCCTGCAACCGCGCGGTACGGCCATCCACCTGGCCCGCGGGCTGACCTACTGCGCCGCCCTGGAAGGCGCGTTGAAGTCCAAGGAGACGAGCCGGCGGGTGCACGAGGGCTTCTCCAGCGCCGACTTCCTGCACGGTCCGCTCACCGTCGCCTCGGACGAGGTCGCCGTGGTGGCCTACGGGGCGCGCGGCCCGGTGCTGGCCGATGTCGCCGAGACCGCACGGGCGGCAGCCGAACTCGGTTCCCCGGTGATCGGTGTCGGCGCTCCGGAGGTCTGGAACGGTGTGCCCGGCGCCATCGGGCTGGCCGTGCCCCAGACCCTCGGTGAGGCGCTCGCGGTGATCCCGTTGGTGATCCGGGGTCAGCAACTGGCGATCGCCACCACCCTGGCCCTCGGGCTGGATCCCGATCGCCCGGCGGGGCTGAACAAGGTCACCGCCACCCACTAG
- the era gene encoding GTPase Era, whose product MARKTDAAAHRSGFACFVGRPNAGKSTLLNALVGTKIAITSDKPQTTRRAVRGIVTRPDAQLVIVDTPGMHKPRTLLGERLGDLVRSVWSDVDVVGFCVPADEKVGPGDRRIAAELSEQAPKTPIIGIITKTDKATPQQVAEQLLALSKVRDFAEVIPVSAVADSQVDVLADLLIDRLPVSPRLYPDAELTDEPMETRIAELVREASLDGVRDELPHSLAALVTEMGPREGRTDLTDIYVTIFVERDSQKAIVLGHQGSRLSSVGRRARLQIEELLGTRVYLNLHVTVAKDWQRDPRQLRKLGFDL is encoded by the coding sequence ATGGCCCGCAAGACCGATGCCGCGGCCCATCGTTCCGGGTTCGCCTGCTTCGTCGGGCGGCCCAACGCAGGGAAGTCGACCCTGTTGAACGCCCTGGTCGGAACCAAGATCGCGATCACGTCGGACAAACCGCAGACCACCCGGCGCGCGGTCCGCGGCATCGTCACCCGGCCCGATGCGCAACTGGTCATCGTGGACACGCCCGGCATGCACAAGCCGCGGACCCTGCTCGGAGAGCGCCTCGGTGACCTGGTCCGCAGCGTGTGGAGCGACGTCGACGTGGTCGGCTTCTGCGTGCCCGCGGACGAGAAGGTCGGGCCGGGTGATCGCCGGATCGCGGCCGAGTTGTCCGAACAGGCGCCGAAGACACCGATCATCGGGATCATCACCAAGACGGACAAGGCCACCCCGCAGCAGGTGGCCGAGCAGTTGCTGGCCCTGTCCAAGGTTCGCGACTTCGCCGAGGTCATCCCGGTGTCGGCGGTAGCCGACAGCCAGGTTGACGTGCTCGCCGACCTGCTCATCGACCGGCTGCCGGTGAGCCCGCGCCTGTACCCGGACGCCGAGCTGACCGACGAACCCATGGAGACCCGGATCGCGGAACTGGTGCGCGAGGCGTCGCTGGACGGCGTCCGCGACGAACTGCCGCATTCGCTGGCCGCGCTGGTGACCGAGATGGGTCCGCGCGAGGGGCGCACCGACCTGACCGACATCTACGTGACGATCTTCGTCGAACGGGACTCGCAGAAGGCGATCGTCCTGGGGCATCAGGGTTCTCGGTTGTCCTCGGTGGGCCGCCGAGCGCGGCTGCAGATCGAGGAGCTGCTCGGCACCCGGGTGTATCTGAATCTGCACGTCACCGTGGCCAAGGATTGGCAACGGGATCCCCGCCAGCTCCGCAAGCTCGGCTTCGACCTCTAG
- a CDS encoding cytidine deaminase — translation MTLHDPAPSSDQQVLLPEDAKLVTLARGAKGRAGAVQGAAVRDEDGRTYAAATVSLPSLTLTALQAAVALAVSSGATALEAAVVVGAGGADPASLAVARDLSTAHLIVTDDAGVVVQRINP, via the coding sequence GTGACCCTGCACGACCCCGCCCCCAGCTCCGACCAGCAGGTCCTGCTCCCCGAGGACGCCAAGCTGGTGACGCTGGCCCGTGGTGCGAAGGGCCGCGCCGGTGCCGTCCAGGGTGCAGCCGTCCGTGACGAGGACGGGCGTACCTACGCCGCGGCCACGGTGTCCCTTCCGTCCCTTACCCTCACCGCTCTGCAGGCGGCGGTGGCGCTTGCCGTGTCGTCCGGGGCGACCGCGTTGGAGGCGGCCGTCGTGGTCGGCGCCGGCGGCGCCGACCCGGCATCGCTGGCCGTCGCTCGCGATCTGTCGACCGCGCACCTGATCGTCACCGACGACGCCGGTGTCGTCGTGCAGCGGATCAACCCGTGA
- a CDS encoding hemolysin family protein: MNALDVVLLILAAALIPIAGLLAAADAAITMVSAARVEEMQREGRRGAASLFAVVADKPRYTNLLLLLRVGAELTATVLVSAVALSTWGFRVWVGAAIVLVMLLVSYVAIGVLPRTIGRQHPYTIGLVAAGATRAIGRVLSPVASLLILFGNAITPGRGFREGPFSSDIELRELVNLAGDRGVVEEAEREMLQSVFELGDTIVREVMVPRTEVVWIEETKSLRQALHLATNSGFSRIPVIGEDVDDVLGVIYIKDLIARTLSIDPGDRGPTLAEVMRAPAFVPESKNVDALLRDMQRTRTHFAVVVDEYGGTAGIVTIEDIIEEIVGEITDEYDAPQPDPIEHLEDGMVRVSAKLPVEDLGDVFDVELPSDDVETVGGLLAQLLGRVALPGAEATVNGLKLIGEAGVDRRGRPRVQTLLVRRLTEQEQADLAGDGREEEPELEFEAADAEADRPDRSEKNDKPEKADKPEKADKRQRIDR, translated from the coding sequence GTGAACGCTCTGGATGTCGTCCTGCTCATCCTGGCCGCTGCTCTGATCCCGATCGCCGGACTGCTGGCCGCTGCGGACGCCGCGATCACCATGGTCTCGGCGGCGCGGGTCGAGGAGATGCAGCGGGAGGGTCGGCGCGGTGCCGCGTCCTTGTTCGCGGTGGTCGCCGACAAACCGCGCTACACGAATCTGTTGCTTCTGCTCCGGGTGGGTGCCGAACTGACCGCCACCGTGCTGGTCTCGGCGGTGGCCCTGAGCACCTGGGGTTTCCGCGTCTGGGTCGGCGCGGCCATCGTGCTGGTGATGCTGCTGGTCTCCTACGTGGCCATCGGTGTCCTGCCCCGCACCATCGGGCGCCAGCACCCGTACACGATCGGCCTGGTCGCGGCCGGCGCCACCCGGGCCATCGGGCGCGTGCTGTCCCCGGTGGCGTCGCTGCTGATCCTGTTCGGGAACGCCATCACCCCGGGTCGTGGCTTCCGGGAAGGCCCGTTCTCCTCCGACATCGAACTGCGGGAGCTGGTCAACCTGGCCGGCGATCGCGGTGTGGTCGAAGAGGCGGAACGGGAGATGCTGCAGAGCGTCTTCGAGCTCGGCGACACCATCGTGCGCGAGGTGATGGTGCCCCGGACCGAGGTGGTCTGGATCGAGGAGACCAAGTCGTTGCGGCAGGCTCTGCACCTGGCCACCAACTCGGGCTTCTCCCGGATCCCGGTGATCGGCGAGGACGTCGACGACGTGCTGGGCGTGATCTACATCAAGGACCTGATCGCCCGGACCCTGTCGATCGACCCCGGTGACCGCGGGCCGACGCTGGCCGAGGTGATGCGGGCTCCGGCTTTCGTCCCCGAGTCGAAGAACGTGGATGCGCTGCTGCGCGACATGCAACGCACCAGGACCCATTTCGCGGTCGTGGTCGACGAGTACGGCGGCACCGCCGGCATCGTGACCATCGAGGACATCATCGAGGAGATCGTCGGGGAGATCACCGACGAGTACGACGCGCCCCAGCCGGATCCGATCGAGCACCTCGAGGACGGGATGGTCCGGGTCTCGGCCAAGCTGCCGGTCGAGGACCTCGGTGACGTGTTCGACGTGGAGCTCCCGTCCGACGACGTCGAGACCGTCGGCGGTCTGCTGGCCCAATTGCTCGGACGTGTGGCCCTGCCCGGCGCCGAGGCCACGGTCAACGGACTGAAGCTGATCGGCGAGGCCGGAGTGGACCGCCGAGGGCGCCCGCGGGTGCAGACCCTGCTGGTGCGCCGGCTGACAGAGCAGGAGCAGGCCGACCTCGCCGGCGACGGACGCGAGGAAGAACCGGAGCTGGAGTTCGAGGCCGCGGATGCCGAGGCCGATCGGCCGGACCGGTCCGAGAAGAACGACAAGCCCGAAAAGGCCGACAAGCCCGAGAAGGCCGACAAGAGACAGAGGATCGACCGGTGA
- the ybeY gene encoding rRNA maturation RNase YbeY, which yields MSIEVANESGVGVDELALVSVSRYALGRMGINSLAELSILLMDVEAMTELHIKWMDEEGPTDVMSFPMDELETARRPDEAGPGPALLGDVVLCPAVALEQATQAGHSLDDELHLLTVHGILHLLGYDHVEPAEERKMFQLQNELLDDWRDEREREAYQARLAAVDSAVLDVVAAVEPSPDPSEDH from the coding sequence GTGAGCATCGAGGTCGCGAACGAGTCCGGCGTCGGGGTGGACGAGTTGGCGCTCGTCTCGGTGTCCCGCTACGCCCTGGGCCGGATGGGCATCAACTCGCTGGCCGAGTTGTCGATCCTGCTGATGGACGTCGAGGCGATGACGGAACTGCACATCAAGTGGATGGACGAAGAAGGTCCGACCGACGTGATGAGCTTCCCGATGGACGAGCTGGAGACGGCTCGCCGCCCGGACGAGGCCGGACCCGGTCCGGCGCTGCTGGGCGACGTCGTGCTGTGCCCCGCGGTGGCGCTGGAGCAGGCCACCCAGGCCGGCCACAGCCTCGACGACGAACTGCATCTGCTCACCGTGCACGGCATCCTGCACCTGCTGGGTTACGACCACGTGGAGCCGGCCGAGGAACGCAAGATGTTCCAGCTACAGAACGAACTGCTCGACGACTGGCGTGACGAGCGCGAGCGCGAGGCCTACCAGGCCCGGCTCGCCGCCGTCGACTCGGCGGTGCTGGACGTCGTGGCGGCGGTCGAGCCCTCGCCCGACCCATCCGAGGATCACTGA
- a CDS encoding PhoH family protein, producing the protein MVVADEKAMVGLLGSRDLLLRLLEEHLAADIHVRGNRITLRGPDADVAFAERVIRELLQLQASGSVITPDAVRRTIGMLTDADEDAEAPSQVLGLNIISRRGRVIRPKTLNQKRYVDAIDENTITFGIGPAGTGKTYLAMAKAVQSLQAKQVTRIILTRPAVEAGERLGYLPGTLSDKIDPYLRPLYDALHDMLDPESIPRLMAAGTIEVAPLAYMRGRTLNDAYIILDEAQNTTAEQMKMFLTRLGFGSKMVVTGDVTQIDLPGGQPSGLRVVRQILKDVDDVSFSLLTSADVVRHRLVGDIVDAYARWDETNTDPAADHQDRRLGHSNRRGGRS; encoded by the coding sequence ATGGTGGTCGCCGACGAGAAGGCCATGGTCGGCCTTCTCGGCTCCCGCGATCTGCTGCTCCGCCTGCTCGAGGAGCACCTTGCGGCCGACATCCACGTCCGCGGCAACCGCATCACCCTGCGCGGACCCGACGCCGACGTCGCCTTTGCCGAACGCGTGATCCGCGAGCTGTTGCAGCTGCAGGCGTCGGGATCGGTCATCACACCAGATGCGGTCCGCCGCACCATCGGGATGCTGACCGACGCCGACGAAGACGCCGAGGCGCCGTCGCAGGTCCTCGGGCTGAACATCATCTCCCGCCGTGGCCGGGTGATCCGCCCCAAGACGCTGAACCAGAAGCGCTACGTCGACGCGATCGACGAGAACACCATCACGTTCGGTATCGGGCCGGCCGGGACCGGCAAGACCTACCTGGCCATGGCCAAGGCCGTGCAGTCGCTGCAGGCCAAGCAGGTCACCCGGATCATCCTGACCCGGCCGGCGGTGGAGGCGGGGGAGCGGCTGGGATACCTGCCGGGCACTCTGTCCGACAAGATCGACCCATACCTGCGCCCGCTGTACGACGCGCTGCACGACATGCTCGATCCGGAGTCGATCCCGCGGTTGATGGCGGCCGGCACCATAGAGGTGGCGCCGCTGGCCTACATGCGCGGACGCACCCTCAACGACGCCTACATCATCCTCGACGAGGCCCAGAACACCACGGCCGAGCAGATGAAGATGTTCCTCACCCGTCTGGGGTTCGGCTCCAAGATGGTCGTCACCGGCGACGTCACCCAGATCGACCTCCCCGGCGGCCAGCCGTCCGGCCTGCGGGTCGTCCGGCAGATCCTCAAGGACGTCGATGACGTCTCGTTCAGCCTGCTGACCTCCGCGGACGTGGTCCGGCACCGGCTGGTCGGCGACATCGTCGACGCCTACGCCCGCTGGGACGAGACGAACACCGACCCGGCCGCCGATCACCAGGACCGTCGTCTGGGCCATTCGAACCGCCGAGGGGGACGGTCGTGA
- a CDS encoding histidine triad nucleotide-binding protein, whose translation MTDPDCLFCRIVAGAVPATIVYSDADVVAFRDINPHAPVHVLVVPRLHYADAAALAAADPALVGAMVSGARSVAAGEGVEKSGYRLIFNTGPDAGQTVFHAHLHLLGGGPLRLTMA comes from the coding sequence ATGACTGATCCCGACTGCCTGTTCTGCCGGATCGTGGCCGGAGCCGTCCCGGCGACCATCGTCTACAGCGACGCCGACGTGGTGGCCTTCCGCGACATCAACCCGCACGCGCCGGTGCACGTCCTGGTGGTTCCGCGGCTGCACTACGCCGATGCGGCCGCCCTGGCCGCCGCCGACCCGGCCCTGGTCGGGGCGATGGTCTCCGGGGCGCGGTCGGTTGCAGCCGGCGAAGGGGTCGAGAAATCCGGGTACCGGTTGATCTTCAACACCGGTCCGGACGCGGGCCAGACCGTGTTCCACGCCCACCTGCACCTGCTCGGCGGCGGGCCCCTGCGGCTGACGATGGCGTGA
- a CDS encoding alpha/beta hydrolase family protein — translation MTTVQEYSYGSHPSQFVRMHLPAGDRLPVVVVVHGGFWRNKYGVELAEPLAADLAKFGVAAAAVEYRRVGDGGGWPTTMADVARAVDHLASAGQYVAEGRLRLDRVAAVGHSAGGQLAAWLTHRRSLRSGTAGSITATSHFVPVIGAVAQAGVLDLVGASLERLGDGAVDDLMQGAAGSVPQRYHHSSPLAHVGDGAAVVCVHGDQDEDVPLSQSQRYVDAAVLAGDPARLVVLPGVDHMGLIDVRSDAWAVCRDSLLQMV, via the coding sequence ATGACGACCGTCCAGGAGTACAGCTACGGCTCCCACCCGAGCCAGTTCGTGCGTATGCACCTGCCCGCCGGGGACCGTCTGCCCGTCGTGGTGGTGGTGCACGGCGGATTCTGGCGGAACAAGTACGGAGTCGAACTGGCCGAACCGCTGGCCGCCGACCTCGCGAAGTTCGGTGTGGCGGCCGCGGCGGTGGAGTACCGGCGGGTCGGCGACGGCGGGGGATGGCCGACGACCATGGCCGACGTGGCCCGTGCCGTCGACCATCTGGCCTCCGCCGGACAGTACGTCGCCGAGGGGCGCCTGCGGCTGGATCGCGTTGCCGCCGTTGGGCATTCGGCCGGCGGGCAGCTCGCCGCGTGGCTGACCCACCGCCGGTCGCTGCGATCCGGGACGGCGGGTTCGATCACCGCCACCTCGCACTTCGTCCCGGTGATCGGCGCCGTCGCCCAGGCCGGTGTGCTCGACCTGGTCGGCGCGTCCCTCGAGCGCCTCGGTGACGGCGCGGTCGACGACCTGATGCAGGGTGCCGCCGGGTCCGTCCCGCAGCGGTACCACCACTCGTCGCCCCTGGCCCATGTCGGGGACGGCGCCGCCGTGGTCTGCGTGCACGGCGACCAGGACGAGGACGTGCCTCTGTCCCAGTCCCAGCGCTACGTCGACGCCGCCGTCCTGGCCGGGGACCCGGCCCGCCTGGTGGTCCTGCCCGGCGTCGATCACATGGGGCTCATCGACGTCCGGTCCGACGCGTGGGCGGTATGCCGCGACTCCCTCCTCCAGATGGTCTAG
- a CDS encoding 16S rRNA (uracil(1498)-N(3))-methyltransferase: MTGAPPPDTSGLSRPFFLVPTVPGPGPYRLDGAEGRHASVVRRMRVGEELVLTDGTGALAVAAVTAVDRASVQLDVSATEQTAPPAVTVTLVQALPKGERSELAVDLATEAGVDALVPWSASRCVARWTADKTVKGVQRWQTVAREAAKQSRRPTVPVVAPLASTAGVATLISGAAGALVLHEAGSVPITEAVLPSSGELVLVVGPEGGVSPEELAAFREAGAQVVRLGREVLRTSTAGAVALGALGVLAHRWADRAASS, encoded by the coding sequence GTGACCGGGGCCCCGCCGCCGGACACCAGCGGACTGAGCCGCCCGTTCTTCCTGGTCCCGACCGTTCCGGGCCCGGGGCCGTACCGGCTCGACGGTGCTGAGGGCCGGCACGCGTCGGTCGTCCGCCGGATGCGGGTCGGGGAGGAGCTGGTCCTGACCGACGGGACCGGTGCACTGGCCGTCGCCGCCGTCACGGCGGTCGACCGGGCCAGCGTGCAACTCGACGTTTCGGCCACCGAGCAGACCGCACCCCCGGCGGTGACGGTGACGCTGGTCCAGGCGCTGCCCAAGGGCGAACGCAGCGAGCTCGCGGTGGACCTGGCCACGGAAGCCGGGGTGGACGCCCTGGTCCCGTGGTCCGCGTCGCGCTGTGTTGCCCGATGGACCGCCGACAAGACGGTGAAAGGGGTGCAGCGCTGGCAGACCGTCGCGCGGGAGGCGGCCAAGCAGTCCCGCAGGCCCACCGTTCCGGTCGTCGCTCCGTTGGCCTCCACCGCGGGCGTCGCCACGTTGATCTCCGGCGCCGCCGGTGCCCTGGTCCTGCACGAGGCGGGGTCGGTGCCGATCACCGAGGCGGTACTCCCGTCGTCCGGCGAGCTGGTCCTGGTCGTGGGGCCGGAGGGTGGGGTGTCGCCCGAGGAACTGGCCGCGTTCCGTGAAGCCGGCGCCCAGGTGGTGCGTCTGGGTCGCGAGGTGCTGCGCACCTCGACCGCCGGCGCCGTCGCCCTGGGCGCGCTCGGAGTGCTGGCCCACCGCTGGGCCGATCGGGCCGCATCGTCGTGA
- the dnaJ gene encoding molecular chaperone DnaJ yields the protein MARDYYGLLGVAKNASADEIKRAYRKLARELHPDVNPDAAAQQRFKEVTAVYEVLSDPAKRQIVDLGGDPLSPGGGGGGGMSDPFGGAGVGLGDIMDAFFGGGGQRSRGPRSRVRQGDDALIPVELTLEECATGVAKDLAVDTATLCSVCHGSGCAEGTHPETCDTCKGAGEIQQVQRSLLGQVITSRPCPVCRGFGEVIPEPCRQCNGDGRVRTRRTVRANIPAGVGDGIRVRLSGQGEVGPGGGAPGDLYVEVRELQHDKFTRDGIDLHCTVHLPMTAAALGTSMALQTLHAVEDLDIQPGTQSGTVITLRNQGMPRLRGTGSGHLHVHLEVVTPTHVEGRQADLLRELATLRGEEQPELATRGHGGLFSRIRDSFAGR from the coding sequence GTGGCACGGGACTATTACGGCCTGCTCGGCGTGGCCAAGAACGCGTCGGCCGACGAGATCAAGCGGGCCTACCGCAAGCTCGCACGCGAGCTGCATCCCGACGTCAACCCGGACGCGGCCGCCCAGCAGCGGTTCAAGGAGGTCACCGCCGTCTACGAGGTGCTGTCCGACCCGGCGAAACGCCAGATCGTCGACCTCGGCGGGGATCCACTGTCGCCCGGTGGTGGCGGTGGCGGAGGCATGAGTGACCCCTTCGGGGGCGCCGGGGTCGGGCTCGGCGACATCATGGACGCCTTCTTCGGCGGTGGCGGACAGCGTTCGCGCGGTCCCCGCTCCCGGGTCCGTCAGGGCGACGACGCGCTGATCCCGGTCGAGCTCACGCTGGAGGAGTGCGCGACCGGGGTGGCCAAGGATCTGGCCGTCGACACGGCGACCCTGTGCTCGGTGTGCCACGGGTCCGGCTGCGCCGAGGGCACCCACCCGGAGACCTGCGACACCTGCAAGGGTGCCGGAGAGATCCAGCAGGTCCAGCGCTCGCTGCTCGGCCAGGTCATCACCTCCCGGCCGTGCCCGGTGTGCCGCGGGTTCGGCGAGGTCATCCCGGAGCCGTGCCGCCAGTGCAACGGTGACGGCCGGGTCCGCACCCGGCGCACGGTCAGGGCCAACATCCCGGCCGGCGTCGGCGACGGCATCCGGGTCCGGCTGTCCGGCCAGGGTGAGGTCGGTCCGGGTGGCGGTGCCCCCGGAGACCTGTACGTCGAGGTTCGCGAACTGCAGCACGACAAGTTCACCCGCGACGGCATCGACCTGCACTGCACCGTGCACCTGCCGATGACGGCGGCCGCATTGGGCACCTCGATGGCCCTGCAGACCCTGCACGCCGTCGAGGACCTGGACATCCAGCCCGGCACCCAGTCCGGGACGGTCATCACCCTGCGGAACCAGGGCATGCCCCGGCTGCGCGGTACCGGCTCCGGCCACCTGCACGTGCACCTGGAGGTCGTCACCCCGACCCATGTCGAGGGCCGGCAGGCCGACCTGTTGCGGGAGCTCGCCACCCTGCGCGGCGAGGAACAGCCGGAGCTGGCCACCCGTGGCCACGGCGGCCTGTTCTCCCGCATCCGCGACTCCTTCGCCGGACGGTGA